Proteins co-encoded in one Desulfovibrio inopinatus DSM 10711 genomic window:
- the ybeY gene encoding rRNA maturation RNase YbeY encodes MIRIHTAAGLYPQAPLSRNGLARLLEEIAEALDIDVEQVIVNIVGDAESRHANENFLKLPGPTNVLAFEASCDQEESESGRPPLSGEILLNADALMRESLLYGQPPAEHLVRLLAHACLHLVGFDHGPLMDDLMEAAVQHVMEVFCGDSISCRVFPF; translated from the coding sequence ATGATACGCATACATACCGCGGCAGGACTCTATCCTCAGGCTCCACTGTCCAGAAATGGTCTGGCGCGACTGTTGGAAGAGATCGCCGAGGCGCTTGATATCGATGTCGAACAGGTTATCGTCAATATTGTCGGTGATGCCGAATCTCGGCATGCAAATGAAAATTTTCTCAAGCTTCCTGGTCCCACTAATGTTCTTGCCTTCGAAGCCTCGTGTGACCAGGAAGAGAGCGAGTCGGGAAGGCCGCCTCTTAGCGGAGAAATTCTGCTGAACGCCGATGCGCTCATGCGAGAATCTCTGTTGTATGGCCAGCCACCAGCCGAACATCTTGTCCGACTTCTTGCCCATGCCTGCCTTCATCTTGTCGGCTTTGATCACGGTCCGCTCATGGATGACCTTATGGAAGCGGCTGTACAGCATGTTATGGAAGTATTCTGCGGTGATAGCATATCCTGCAGGGTGTTTCCATTTTGA
- the mutM gene encoding bifunctional DNA-formamidopyrimidine glycosylase/DNA-(apurinic or apyrimidinic site) lyase translates to MPELPEVETISRGLAPGLTGRHFIDALPLWSGVLKQPLAVFKQLVLNREISGTSRRAKIVRLHLAPDKDREEAVVIVHLKMTGRLFITTSPDETGAASAITPHTRLVLPMDDGNALYFQDVRKFGWCGAYSRTDLEQEPFYARLGPEPLEMTFEEFESRLYRRTGPIKPVLLNQAVVVGIGNIYADEALFGAGIHPESKTSHLTASDRKKLYSSIQDVLRRAIAAGGSTIRDYRTAEGLDGGFQNEFAVYGKKGQPCPRCAHPLDAYKLAGRTSTHCPHCQKKR, encoded by the coding sequence ATGCCAGAACTTCCTGAAGTGGAAACGATTTCCCGCGGTCTCGCCCCAGGTCTTACCGGGCGACATTTTATTGATGCTCTCCCCTTATGGTCGGGTGTTCTCAAACAACCGCTTGCTGTTTTCAAACAGCTTGTCTTAAACCGTGAAATATCCGGAACAAGTCGTCGCGCCAAGATCGTGCGACTTCACCTCGCTCCTGACAAAGACCGGGAAGAGGCCGTTGTTATTGTCCATCTCAAGATGACGGGCCGGCTGTTCATCACGACAAGCCCGGATGAAACCGGCGCCGCGTCGGCGATAACACCTCACACCCGGCTTGTTCTTCCTATGGATGACGGCAATGCGCTCTATTTCCAGGATGTACGAAAATTCGGCTGGTGTGGAGCCTATTCGAGGACCGATTTAGAACAGGAACCGTTCTATGCCCGACTCGGCCCGGAACCACTTGAGATGACATTTGAAGAGTTTGAATCGCGTCTGTATCGTCGAACGGGACCAATCAAGCCAGTTTTACTCAACCAGGCGGTTGTCGTCGGTATCGGCAACATCTACGCCGATGAAGCACTCTTTGGAGCCGGCATTCATCCCGAGTCGAAAACATCACATTTAACAGCGTCTGATCGGAAAAAACTCTATTCTTCCATCCAGGATGTGCTTCGCCGTGCGATCGCAGCCGGTGGCAGCACCATTCGAGACTATCGCACAGCTGAAGGACTTGATGGAGGATTTCAAAACGAATTCGCCGTATATGGAAAAAAAGGTCAACCCTGCCCGCGTTGCGCCCATCCGCTTGATGCTTATAAGCTCGCTGGGCGCACTTCGACCCATTGTCCACACTGCCAGAAAAAGAGGTAA
- a CDS encoding multiheme c-type cytochrome has translation MTAFRLFVLSCLATTVCFAVPLPSQAEEPEVSDDTSTCLSCHETVHPGIVEDWKQSRHAKTTVAEALKVEKTSRKVSSTDIPENLRNVPIGCAECHMVRGDAHKDSFEHNGYTIHIAVSPDDCAVCHSEEATQYKDNLMSHAYGNMADNALYKTLMDSMNGTLVAAHGGELSLKAPNLKTENESCYSCHGTKLAVTSTTTRDTDFGEMEFPVIQGWPNVGVGRVNLDGSLGSCSACHSRHAFSMATARKPYTCKQCHDGPDVPAYKVYGVSRHGKIFSSSGSSWNYNAVPWTVGTDFTTPTCAACHVSLLSMPDGTVLTERTHAMSPRLPWRIFGLPYAHPQPKSPDTSIIRNANDVPFPVTLTGEPASSFLIDTAEQAARQKEMTAVCKGCHDTSWINGFWPRFDNTIATTNAATKTATDLLMMAWNNNLAAEPTDMKTGTGLFDNYVENVWSTIWLIHSNKIRFASAMSFGGDYGVFAGGRYELNMRLREMSDWIERGMAQEKK, from the coding sequence ATGACGGCGTTTCGACTCTTCGTCCTCTCATGTCTCGCTACCACGGTCTGTTTTGCAGTGCCGCTTCCGTCCCAGGCCGAGGAGCCCGAAGTGAGTGATGACACTTCAACCTGTCTCTCTTGCCACGAGACTGTGCATCCAGGTATTGTAGAGGACTGGAAACAGAGTCGTCACGCCAAAACGACAGTTGCGGAAGCGCTGAAGGTCGAAAAAACCAGCCGTAAAGTCTCCAGCACCGATATTCCCGAAAATCTACGTAATGTGCCTATCGGCTGCGCGGAATGTCACATGGTTCGTGGCGACGCTCATAAAGACAGCTTTGAGCACAACGGCTACACCATTCATATAGCCGTCAGTCCTGACGACTGTGCGGTGTGCCATAGCGAAGAAGCCACCCAGTATAAAGATAACCTCATGTCCCATGCGTATGGAAATATGGCCGATAACGCGCTGTACAAAACGCTTATGGATTCTATGAACGGGACACTTGTGGCCGCACACGGGGGAGAACTCAGCCTGAAAGCTCCCAACCTCAAGACAGAAAACGAATCATGCTATTCCTGCCACGGCACCAAGCTTGCTGTGACCAGTACGACAACACGGGATACGGATTTCGGAGAAATGGAATTCCCTGTCATCCAGGGGTGGCCCAATGTCGGTGTTGGGCGTGTCAATTTGGATGGTAGCCTTGGCTCCTGTTCAGCGTGCCATTCTCGTCATGCCTTTTCCATGGCCACGGCCCGCAAACCTTATACCTGTAAGCAATGCCACGATGGCCCTGATGTTCCGGCGTATAAAGTGTATGGAGTGAGTCGCCACGGGAAAATATTCTCCTCATCAGGAAGCTCATGGAATTATAACGCCGTCCCATGGACCGTGGGGACGGATTTTACCACTCCGACATGCGCTGCCTGCCACGTCAGTCTTTTAAGCATGCCTGACGGGACCGTATTGACCGAACGGACGCATGCAATGTCTCCTCGCCTGCCTTGGCGCATCTTTGGGTTGCCGTATGCTCATCCTCAACCTAAATCGCCCGACACAAGCATCATTAGAAATGCCAACGATGTGCCCTTTCCCGTCACGCTGACCGGAGAACCCGCATCATCGTTCTTGATCGACACAGCTGAGCAAGCCGCAAGACAGAAGGAAATGACCGCCGTATGCAAAGGATGCCATGATACATCCTGGATCAACGGCTTCTGGCCACGGTTTGATAATACGATTGCAACAACCAACGCAGCAACGAAAACAGCGACCGATTTGCTCATGATGGCCTGGAATAACAATTTGGCTGCCGAACCGACCGATATGAAAACCGGAACCGGGTTGTTCGATAACTATGTCGAAAATGTCTGGAGCACGATCTGGCTTATCCATTCGAACAAAATTCGCTTTGCATCGGCCATGAGTTTTGGTGGTGACTACGGTGTTTTTGCCGGCGGCCGTTATGAACTCAATATGCGCCTGCGTGAAATGTCCGACTGGATCGAACGCGGTATGGCCCAAGAGAAAAAATAG
- a CDS encoding citrate synthase — translation MNTPETATITIGDESYEFPLLVGSEGEVGIDIGQLRKLTGCITLDPGYGNTGSCTSAVTFVDGEKGILRHRGYPIEDLAANSSFIETAMLLIFGELPISSEREEFRTRLREQELLHEDLLHHFDGFPPNGQPMAILSAVVNSLSSYHPDLLDIQSDEEFRMAVAKIISKVRTIAAFSYRKSVGRPFMYPNPNLSYCSNFLHMMFSNPYTTYMPTPEAIRALSLFLIVHADHEQNCSCSTVRMVGSSQANLFASVSSGICALWGRLHGGANAAVIDMLDHLQAGDLSIKQYLELVKQKKMRLMGFGHRVYKNFDPRARILKSAAHNLIQNMDTQDDELIRIAQELEDAALNDDYFTSRKLYPNVDFYSGLILRALGIPVNMFPVMFAIGRMPGWIAHWYEEFCDPQLKIHRPRQVYIGKTTRQYIPIELR, via the coding sequence ATGAACACGCCCGAAACAGCCACCATTACTATTGGTGACGAATCCTATGAATTTCCGCTTCTTGTTGGTTCTGAAGGTGAAGTCGGCATTGATATCGGTCAACTTCGCAAACTGACTGGCTGCATTACCCTTGATCCGGGGTATGGCAATACGGGATCGTGTACAAGTGCCGTGACATTCGTCGACGGTGAGAAAGGTATTTTACGACACCGTGGCTATCCCATTGAGGATCTTGCGGCAAACAGCTCGTTTATTGAAACGGCGATGCTACTTATTTTTGGGGAACTGCCCATAAGTAGTGAACGAGAAGAATTTCGTACACGGCTTCGTGAACAAGAATTATTGCATGAAGATTTGTTGCACCATTTCGATGGATTTCCGCCGAATGGTCAGCCTATGGCAATTCTGTCGGCGGTTGTGAACTCGTTGTCGAGCTATCATCCAGATTTGCTCGATATTCAGTCCGATGAAGAATTCCGTATGGCTGTTGCCAAGATTATTTCTAAAGTGCGGACGATTGCTGCATTCAGTTATCGGAAATCCGTGGGTCGGCCCTTTATGTACCCGAATCCGAATTTGAGCTATTGTTCCAACTTTCTCCATATGATGTTTTCCAATCCGTACACAACCTACATGCCGACACCGGAAGCGATTCGTGCACTATCGCTCTTTCTCATTGTGCATGCCGACCATGAGCAAAACTGCTCGTGTTCCACGGTGCGTATGGTTGGGTCCAGCCAGGCCAACCTGTTTGCCTCCGTTTCGTCGGGTATTTGCGCACTGTGGGGGCGTCTGCATGGCGGAGCGAACGCTGCCGTGATCGATATGCTTGATCATTTGCAGGCAGGCGATTTGAGCATCAAACAATATCTCGAACTGGTGAAACAGAAGAAAATGCGCCTCATGGGATTTGGACATCGCGTCTACAAAAACTTTGACCCACGGGCTCGTATCTTGAAGAGCGCGGCGCATAATCTTATCCAGAATATGGATACCCAGGATGATGAGCTCATTCGTATTGCTCAAGAGCTTGAAGATGCCGCACTCAATGACGACTACTTCACGTCGCGCAAGCTCTATCCCAATGTGGACTTCTATTCCGGATTGATCCTGCGTGCGCTCGGCATCCCCGTCAACATGTTCCCGGTTATGTTTGCTATCGGTCGCATGCCCGGTTGGATTGCACATTGGTACGAAGAATTCTGCGACCCGCAGCTCAAGATTCATAGACCTCGGCAAGTTTACATTGGCAAAACCACGCGTCAGTACATTCCTATCGAACTACGGTAA
- a CDS encoding MTH1187 family thiamine-binding protein, with protein sequence MSAIVEFSIFPIDKGINLSSHVAKAVAIVKNSGVTYQFTPMGTIMEGDLGTLLDIVKECHDTMRQESDRVYINLKVDSRTGDSSRLEQKIRSVETKIK encoded by the coding sequence ATGAGCGCTATTGTAGAATTTTCCATTTTTCCCATTGATAAAGGCATCAACCTCTCGTCCCATGTGGCGAAAGCCGTGGCAATCGTAAAAAATTCCGGTGTCACTTACCAATTTACGCCTATGGGAACCATCATGGAAGGTGACCTCGGCACACTTCTGGATATCGTCAAAGAATGCCATGATACGATGCGTCAAGAAAGCGACCGGGTATACATCAACCTGAAAGTTGACTCCCGTACTGGCGATAGCAGTCGCTTAGAACAAAAAATTCGTTCGGTTGAAACAAAAATTAAATAA
- a CDS encoding N-acetylmuramoyl-L-alanine amidase-like domain-containing protein — MIRVFIILAMLTLNAGTVQAAMITPTKPLAGAATMQSINALIAQNANDPMPVRIDRMSAAFLGAPYKADFFGEGSTGKYDKDPVFRFDGFDCTTYIETVCALAMARNFKDFKRLIIRMRYKNGKVAFVSRNHFISMDWVPENVRQGFVKDITANVAGKYGVNKAAAIIDKNTWYRKLPTSRLSPAPTTSTAQASLLNALHVEGKNFKPGRASLPYIGLDVLFMNSKPNSTIFDAIPSGSIINIVRPNWNLAKSIGTNINVSHQGFAIRTPNGTLLFRHAKAGKTRQVTEEPLETYLRPFINSKTIKGVNILMPQNVIIQ, encoded by the coding sequence ATGATTCGCGTATTTATCATCCTCGCAATGCTGACGCTAAACGCAGGAACCGTCCAGGCTGCTATGATCACCCCGACCAAACCGTTGGCCGGAGCAGCCACTATGCAGAGTATTAACGCCCTCATCGCGCAAAATGCCAACGATCCCATGCCTGTACGCATTGATAGAATGAGCGCCGCATTCCTGGGGGCGCCGTACAAAGCCGACTTCTTTGGAGAAGGAAGTACAGGGAAATACGACAAAGACCCTGTCTTTCGCTTCGACGGCTTTGATTGCACCACCTATATCGAAACCGTTTGCGCTTTGGCCATGGCACGGAACTTTAAAGATTTCAAGAGACTCATCATCCGCATGCGATATAAAAACGGTAAAGTGGCCTTTGTTTCACGCAATCACTTTATCAGCATGGATTGGGTGCCTGAGAACGTACGCCAAGGCTTTGTCAAAGATATTACCGCAAACGTCGCAGGGAAATACGGCGTTAACAAGGCCGCGGCTATTATCGATAAAAACACCTGGTACCGTAAACTCCCCACGTCGCGTTTGAGCCCCGCTCCCACGACATCGACAGCACAGGCTTCGCTGCTTAACGCTCTGCATGTCGAAGGAAAAAACTTCAAACCAGGACGTGCATCGCTTCCGTATATCGGGCTTGATGTTCTGTTTATGAACTCCAAACCCAATAGCACCATTTTTGATGCTATTCCGTCTGGCTCTATTATCAATATCGTTCGGCCAAACTGGAATCTGGCCAAATCCATTGGCACCAACATCAATGTTTCTCACCAAGGATTTGCAATCCGAACACCCAACGGGACACTCCTCTTTCGTCATGCCAAGGCTGGAAAAACCCGTCAGGTGACGGAAGAGCCACTCGAAACCTATTTACGCCCCTTCATTAACAGCAAAACCATCAAAGGCGTCAACATTCTCATGCCTCAAAATGTTATTATACAGTAA
- the hemW gene encoding radical SAM family heme chaperone HemW, with product MTLSSPHSLIKDKEGNVVPPLMLYVHVPFCRKKCRYCAFYSKVFDMNDLEIYLQALSREMAFWKKLYGKRPISSVFIGGGTPSLLPEWALPRLIPELRRHFLIQKNAEFTFECNPDSSLDVGYLRNLRSLGVNRLSIGVQTLNNERLRLLGRPHDGQTALAAVSAARRAEFRNISLDLMWGIPGQRLRLWLEELKNVLELAPEHLSCYGLTLEPETPLAEDVQSGKLTLPDEDEQAKMFLYGARLLEERGYLQYEISNFAKIGFQCRHNLGYWQGKDYLGLGPSAVSTIDGKRFEHPADLRAYAKAALAGTLGEHAVSLTMEDRIREMIMLSLRTSSGLDLKRFRKETGRDFFAEHKALLTALRQNDLIRLHPGRVCLTRNGMIVSNVILERLMYPQKDSLSDAAPTTPQKMEPSD from the coding sequence ATGACTCTCTCATCACCTCATTCTCTCATAAAAGACAAAGAAGGCAACGTAGTTCCTCCGCTGATGCTGTACGTGCATGTGCCGTTTTGCCGAAAAAAATGCCGGTATTGCGCGTTTTATTCCAAAGTGTTCGATATGAATGACTTGGAAATATATCTCCAGGCACTGTCTCGGGAGATGGCATTTTGGAAAAAACTGTATGGGAAGCGTCCCATCTCGAGCGTATTTATTGGTGGAGGGACGCCGAGTTTGTTGCCGGAGTGGGCTCTTCCTCGACTCATTCCGGAATTGCGTCGTCATTTTCTTATTCAAAAAAATGCAGAATTTACATTCGAATGTAATCCCGATTCCAGTCTTGATGTCGGGTACTTGCGGAATTTACGTTCCCTCGGAGTCAATCGGTTAAGCATTGGTGTCCAAACGCTCAACAATGAACGTTTACGTCTCTTAGGACGACCGCATGATGGACAAACAGCCCTTGCGGCGGTTTCGGCAGCGCGTCGCGCGGAATTTCGAAATATCAGTCTTGATCTGATGTGGGGAATTCCAGGACAGCGCCTGCGGTTATGGTTGGAAGAACTCAAGAATGTGTTGGAGCTCGCTCCTGAACATCTCTCGTGTTATGGCTTGACCTTGGAGCCGGAGACACCCCTTGCCGAGGATGTTCAGTCCGGCAAACTCACCCTTCCTGACGAAGACGAGCAGGCAAAAATGTTCCTGTATGGGGCTCGCTTGCTCGAAGAACGAGGTTATCTTCAGTACGAAATATCCAACTTTGCCAAAATTGGTTTTCAATGCCGGCATAACCTCGGATATTGGCAAGGAAAAGATTATCTCGGGCTTGGACCATCCGCTGTTTCAACTATTGATGGCAAAAGATTTGAACATCCAGCCGATCTCCGCGCATACGCCAAAGCAGCATTGGCCGGTACCCTTGGCGAACACGCTGTTTCCTTGACGATGGAAGACCGCATTCGGGAAATGATCATGCTCTCGCTTCGAACGTCCTCCGGGCTTGATCTCAAACGGTTCCGCAAAGAAACCGGCCGTGATTTTTTTGCCGAGCATAAAGCTTTGCTGACAGCGTTACGTCAAAATGACCTTATCCGCCTTCATCCTGGACGTGTCTGTTTGACACGCAATGGGATGATCGTCAGCAATGTTATCCTTGAACGTTTGATGTACCCTCAAAAGGACTCCCTGTCTGACGCCGCTCCGACCACGCCACAGAAGATGGAACCCTCGGATTAA